The genomic stretch CCGTAAGAACTGGCTCTTTGCCGGAGCACCCAAGGGTGCCGACGCCAGCGCCATGCTCTTTTCCTTGGTGGAAACCGCCAAAGCCAACGAGATCGAGCCCCAAGCCTACCTGAAATTCCTTTTCGAACGATTCCCCGCCGCGCAGACCACGGAAGAAATAAAGGCACTCATGCCCCAGCACGTGGACAAATCCCTTCTCCCAAGCCTCCCCAAGCCCAAGCCGCGCAAAAAGTAAAGGCTCCTGCTTCTATCGCAGATCAGGGACGTCCGTGGAAGATGCGGTCGCCTGAGCGCTTACCGCTTTCCCGGCATGTTCCGGCCACAAACGGCAACCCGGCAGGACTGGGCCTCGCAATCTGCCACGCCATATCTCGTCTTGCGTCATGGAAACGATCATATTATGGCTTCGCCACCTCACGCCCGGGCGACCGGCGCAAGAGCGAATCAAAATTATTCCATTCCATTTTCCATTTGCGTTCAGCCTCGCATCTCAAACGGTGGGTTCCCGATCATCGGTGCCCCGCCCGGCGCGTTCTGCGAAGAACTCACATGAATAATGAAATGAAGGAGATATCATGGGACTGAGCATAGGCATCGTGGGCCTGCCCAACGTGGGCAAATCCACCCTCTTCAACGCGCTGACCAAGGCTCAAAACGCCGAAAGCGCCAACTACCCCTTCTGCACCATCGAGCCCAACAAGGCCGTGGTTCCGGTGCCGGACCCGCGTCTGGCCAAGCTGCTGGAACTGGTGGGTTCCCAGAAGATCATCCAGGCCACGGTGGATTTCATCGACATCGCCGGGCTGGTCAAGGGCGCGAGCCAGGGCGAAGGCCTTGGCAACCAGTTCCTGGCCAACATCCGCGAATGCGACGCCATCCTGCACGTAGTGCGCTGCTTCGAAAATGACGACGTCATCCATGTGGACGGGTCCGTGGACCCCATCCGCGACATCGAAGTCATCGACACGGAACTGATCCTGGCCGACCTGCAGGCCGTGGAACGAAAGGCCGAGCGGCTGTCCAAGCAGATCAGGGCCGACAAGCGCCTCGCTCCGCAGCTGGACCTGTTGCAGAGGCTCACGGCCCACCTGAACACGGGCAAGCCCGCCTCGGAAATGGAAGAGCTCAGGAGCGACCTGGGCGCGGAACTGCGCAAGGATCTGCTGCTGATCACGTTCAAGCCGGTCATCTTCGGCATGAACGTGGACGAGGCCGCCCTGGCCGAAGACAACCAGTTCGTGACCAAGGTCCGGGAACTGGCCGCGACCCGCGGAGCCTGCGCCGTGAAAATTTCGGCCCGCATCGAGGAAGAGCTGGTCGGCCTGACTCCAGAGGAAGCGCAGGAATTTCTGGCATCCTACGGAGTCAACGAATCGGGTCTGGATCTGGTCATCCGCACGGGCTATGAAATGCTCGGACTATGCTCCTACTTCACGGCCGGACCCAAGGAAGTGCGAGCCTGGACCATCCACCAGGGCTGCAAGGCTCCCCAAGGCGCAGGCGTGATTCACACGGACTTCGAGCGCGGTTTCATCCGGGCCGAGGTCATCGCCTATAACGACTACGTCAAGCACGGCTCCGAGGCCAAATGCCGCGCCGCCGGAGTGCTGCGGGTCGAAGGCAAGGAATACGTCCTCAAAGACGGCGACGTGGTGCATTTTCTCTTCAACGTCTAGAGAGCCCGGATGCTTGAGAACATCGACGTCATCCTCTGCAGGCCCAAGTTTCCGGAAAATATCGGCTCGGTGGCCCGGGCCTGCCTGAACATGGGCTGCGGCCAGATCGTGCTGGTGAACCCACTGAACTGGGATCTGGACAAAGCCCTGCCCCTGGCCACCCACCATGCCGGGCACCTGCTGAAAAGCGTCCGCATCCATCAGACCCTGGCCGAGGCGCTGGCTCCCTATTCCTTTTCCTACGGCACAACGGCCAGAACAGGCGGATGGCGTCAGGCCATCCAGACGCCCGAGGAGGCGGCCCCGCGCATCGTCGAACAACGTAATGCGGGCGGCAGGGTCGCCATCGTCTTCGGCCCCGAGGACACGGGCCTGACCAACGAGGAAACCGATCTCTGCAACCAGCTCCTGACCATCCCCACCACCGACAACCTGACCTCGCTGAACCTGAGCCAGGCGGTCATGGTCGTGCTCTACGAATGCTTCAAGAAATCCCTGACCAAGCCCTTCAAGGTGGCGGGATACCCCAAGGATCGCTACATCAACATCGAAGAACGGGAAGTCCTCTTCAACCAGCTACGCGAGACCCTGATCGAGATCGATTTCCTGAACAAGGACAATCCCGAATATTTCATGCTCCCCCTGAAGCGCTTCTTCAACCGCATCAACCCGCGCCTGAACGAATACAACCTGCTCATGGGCCTGTGCCGCCAGATGAGAAGAATCGTGGACGTCGCCAAGGGCAGGGGGGCGTAGGGGCGATAAATAGAAGAGGGGGCGGAATCGAAGAGGGACAAAACCGAAGAAAGGGCGAAAGATTTTTCGCCCCTACGCGCATCACACCACCCACACCGCCTGGCCCATGCACGGACGGTAATCAACACATCCGACCAAACAGAAAATCCGCACGATTTCCATACCACCGAAAAATTAACACAATTTCCGTAGGGGCGAAAAATCTTTCGCCCTCCCATTTCCCGCCCCTCCCATTTCCCCCCACAACACATCACACCATCCAATCCGCATCACCCACACAAAACACACCGCCTGGCCCATGCACGGACGGTAATCAACACATCCGACCAAACAGAAAATCCGCACGATTTCCATACCACCGAAAAATTAACACAATTTCCGTAGGGGCGAAAAATCTTTCGCCCTCCCATTTCCCGCCCCTCCCATTTCCCCCCACAACACATCACACCATCCAATCCGCATCACCCACACAAAACACACCGCCCGGCCCATGCACGGACGGTAATCAACACATCCGACCAAACAGAAAATCCGCACGATTTCCATGCCACCGAAAAATTCACACAATTTCCGTAGGGGCGAAAAATCTTTCGCCCTCCCATTTCCCGCCCCTCCCATTTTTTTCGCCCTCCCATTTCCCCCCGCAACACATCACACCATCCAATCCGCATCACAGACGAAACACACCGCCTGGCCCATACCTGCCCGGTGTTTCACGCAATTCCTGGCCTGGATGCAACCTGTCCGTTTCCCATCGGCTGGGATTGGTGGCGATGTATTCCCGGATGCGGTTCAATTCCGTTTCATCGCGGACGATATGTTCCCAATAATTGCGTTGCCATACGTCATGAATGGCCGTGTTGCGCCGCATCCATGCGGTCACGCCGATTTTAAATCCACGCACCACGGAACCAACCGTTTTGGACGTCCCGCGTAACGACAAAAAATTATCCGCCCTTTTTTCCGTCCTCATGGACGCCGGAGAATCGACGATGACCAATATTCCGTGAACATGGTTCGGCATGACCACGAACATATCCAAATCAACATGCTGAAAATGAATCGGAACGGCATTCCAACATTCTTGTGCGACATGGCCCGCATCATTCAACCGCATTTCCCCGTCCACCACGTCCCCAAACAGACAAATCCGGTCCTGTGCACAAATGGTCACGAAATATGCGCCTGGTTGGGAATAATCATAATTTTGTAACCTGATGGATCGGCGACTATGGATCTTGGGGTTGTACGGCATTTTTCCTCCTGCATAATAACGTCGCGAATCAGGCCAAACCCGTTCAAGGGCGGCCACGCGCATTTGGCAACATATCACCATTGCCCAACGTTCAGACACAGGATTTGTGATTACCGAATAGACCAATAATTTACATGATTACCGTAGGGGCGGACCTATGTGTCCGCCCTTCTTCGGACCTATGTGTCCGCCCTTCTTCGGACCTACAGGTCCGCCCATCCCATGCCCCAAGATTGGGCGGACACGTAGGTCCGCCCCTACAAAACCGCGTATTCGTGATCACAATTTCCGTAGGGGCGAAAAATCTTTCGCCCTCCCATCTTTCGCCCTCCCATCTTCCGCCCGACCATTCTACGCCCCGACCATCGCCCTGCCCAACCGCCGGACCCCCTCTTCGATCACGGCCTCCGTGTTGGAGGCAAAATTCAGACGCATGCCGCCCTCCCCATCTGCCGGATCCAGAAAGAAATTTCCCCCCGGCGCGAAGATCACGCCTTCCGCGCAGGCCCTGGGCAGAAGGTCCGAGGCCGTCATGTATTCGGGCAGGCGCAGCCAGATGAACAGCCCCCCCTTGGGCCGCGTCCAGCTCGCGCCGGAGGGCATGTGCCGCTCCAGGGCGGCCAGCATGGCGTCGCGACGCCTGCGGTAGAGCGTGCAGGAGCGTTGCAGGTGGGCGTGATAGCGGCCCACCGAGACGTAGTCGCGCAGGGCCCGCTGAATCAAGTTGCAGGTGGCCAGGTCGTGGCAGCGTTTGGAGCGCAGCAGATGGGCGTAAACCGGGCCGTCGGCCACCACGAAGCCCACGCGCAGGCCAGGAATGAGCATCTTGGAGAAGGTGCTCATGTAGATGACGCGACCGTCTGGATCCAAGGATTTGAGGGTAGGCTGAGCCCGGCCCTCGTAGCGAATGTCGCCGACATAGTCGTCTTCGAGGATGGGCACGTCGAAACGCCCCGCCAGGCTGATGAGCTGCCTGCGGCGCTGGCCGTCCAGACACGCGCCGGTGGGATTGTGAAAATTGGGGATGGTGTAGATGAGGCCCGGCCGATGACGGGACAGGACCGCCTCCAGCTCCCGCATGTCCATGCCTTCCTCGTCCACGCCGACGGTCAGGATGCGCAGGCCCCGGGCGCGGAACACGTCCAGGGCCCCGGCATAGGTCGGGCCTTCGACCACGACGGCCTCGCCGGGCGACAGGATGAGCCCCGTGACCAGGGACAGGGCCTGCTGCGAACCGGCCGTGATCAGGATGCTCTCGGCGTCCGTCTGGATGCCCTGGCTGGCCAGCACCTGGGCCAGGGTGGTGCGCAGTGGGCGGTATCCGGCAATCTCCCCGTACTCCACGGCGGACACCCCGTCCCGGCGCATGACCTGCCCCAGGAGCTTGCGGAACTCGTCCATGGGAAACAGACGCGGGTCGCACGCCCCGCCATCCAGCGCGATCCAGTCCGTTTTTCGGCTGACCTCCGGCAGATAAGCGCTCATGGCCTCGCAGCCTCCGTAAGAAAGGCGTCCCTGCCATGCGGGCCAGCCGCCGGACAGGGGAGGATTCCTGACCTCGCCGGGAGCATGGGGAAGCACGTAGAAACCGCTGCCCTGCCTGGAGGTAATGAGCCCCTCGGCCATGAGTTCGGCGTAGGCACTCTCCACGGTGCCGCGGCTGACTCCCAGATTCGCGGCCAGGGTCCGGACCGCCGGCAGCCGGATGCCCGGGCGCAGATTTTCGGTCAGGATGCTGTTTCGAAAATGCCCGCTGATCTGGACGTAAACGGGCTCCCGGGATTCAGGATCAAGTGCCAGGCGCATTTCTTCCCTCCCGCCAAATTGGACTGGTCCATTTTATTCAAAATTGCCCCTTACAGCGGGGCCAATTTCCAACTAGACCAGCTTCACATTCAGCACAAGAAGGAGCATTCCATGGCCATGTCCCGTTCCGCCCAAGGCTACAGCGCCGCTCTCGCCAGCGCAGTGTTCCTGTCCACGACCTCCATCTTCATCCGCCATCTGGTCATGAATTTCGACATGCCGCCGCTCGTCCTGGCCTGCTGGCGCAACATCATCGTGGTCGCGACCCTGGTGCCTCTCATGCTTCTTTTCGATCGCGGGTTGCTGCGCGTCGGCAAGGCTCACATCCCCTTTCTGGCCATTTTCGGACTGATGCTGGCCGGCTTCAACGGACTGTGGGCCATCTCGGTGGCGCAAAACGGAGCAGCCGTGGCCACGGTCATGGTTTACTGCTCCGTGGCCTACACCGCCATTCTGGGCTGGAAGTTCATGGGCGAGAGTCTTGGAGCGCTCAAATTCACGGCCATAGCCTTGTGTCTTTGCGGGTGCGCGCTCATCAGCGGGGCGCTGAACGCCTCGGCCTGGCAGAGCAATCTGCTGGGAGTCATCGCGGGCCTGCTGACGGGGCTGTGCTACACGGCCTACAGCCTGATGGGCCGGGTGACCTCGACGCGGGGCATCTCGCCCTGGACCACCCTCCTCTACATCTTTGCGTTCGCGGGGGCGTTCCTTTTTCTGGCCAATCTTACCGGCGGATGGGTTCCCGGATCGGCCGTGACGCCCGGGGACATGTTCTGGCTCGGTGCCAGCGTGGAAGGCTGGACCGTGATGATCCTGCTGGGGGCCATCCCCACGGTGGGCGGTTACGGGTTCTACAACGTAAGCCTGTCCCTGTTGGATGCCAGCGTGGCCAACATCATCGTCTCTCTGGAGCCTCTCTTCACCGCCGTCTTCGCCTTCCTCCTGCTGGGCGAAACCCTGACCCCGGTCCAGCTTCTGGGCAGCGCCCTGCTTCTCTCGGGCATGGCGGCGATCAAGCTCGGCGATCTGCGCCGCCCCTTGCCCGTCCCCCAGGAAGCATGAAGCCCCGGGAACAAGCGGGGCTTCATACTGGTCAACATTCCATGAACCAGAAAACGTGAAATCGGCTAAGGGCTAGCGTTCCTCGGCTTCCTTGCGCACCCTGCGGATCAGGTCGGCCATGTTTTTCACATCCGTGACCTTCCAATATCCCTCGGGCTGGAGCCGCAGATCCAGCTGCACCGGATAGCTCCTCTCGCTGCCATGATCGTACACGGTCGCCTGGGCCGTGGCCGTGTCACCCTTGGCCGGATTCACGCGCACGCCGCGCAGCTCCTTGCGGGCAGTGGAAGCGTCGGCAAAGAGGACCGCCAAAAGGCCGCCGTCGGGCAATACCGCCGCCTTCGAAGGTCTTCCGGAGAAATCCCCGGAGGCCACGCCCCGGATCACGAATTTTCTGGTCTCTTCCACGAGCATCATCTTCATGGGCCCGGCAGCCGCCGAACCGGATTCCCGTGACAGACCGCCCGAGAGCATCTCCATGAGCGGATCCCCCTCGCCTCCCGGAGGGTTGGCTGCGTAGTCGGCCACAAAACGGTCCACACCGCGGGTTATGATACCGCGCAGGTCGACATATTTTTCAAGCAGCACGTGATCGTTGCCGTCGATGGCGCGCTGGACATTGGCCAGGCTCATGACCAAAGGTTCCGCCGCCAAGGCGCCGCCCGCCCAAAAGACAAGAATCATTACAATATAGCATCTGCATCGAACCATGGGGTTTTCTCCTTGTGTTGTGTGGCATCTATGCCAAGCACAACCCGGCCGTCCACAACCAAGCACGTCTGAAAACCGGAAAGTCGCCGCCTTGGTCCAAGGCCGACCTTCGGCCATCACATCCAAAATTTCGGGCCCTGCCGCCAACGCAAAGCCATGTAAAAAGCCCCCACACGAAAACCATCGGCGCGGAGGCTTTGATCCCTGCTCTCAAGCAAGGCGCGTGATCGCGCCACGACGGGAACAAAATAAATCAATGAAATCCGGTCATCCCGGCGCTACTCGAAACATCAGGCCTTCTTGACCTCCAGGACATCCTCGAAAAATGCGGTCAGCGCGAAATTCCTGCCGCCGATGTTCACCGTCTCGCTCTGGTTCGGGAACAGTTCGAATGTCGGCTCGAAGCTGCTGCCGATGAAAATCGCCTTGGCTTCACCGTTGCTTTCCCAGCGCACCTCGTTGCCGTCATCCAAAACGAGCAGTTCACCATCGTGCACCCGAACGGGCAGATCTTTTTCTGAATACTGCATTGAGCACCTCCATAACTGGTTGAATGGTCGAACACTATTTTGGGGCAACATACCAGAGCGGGGGGCAGGGTCAAGGGTACATCCGCATTTTCGCCAATTTGAAAGCCACGGCGCGTTCCTTGACTGTTCCCATGATCGCGCCTACTGCCTCCTAGGCCCTGAAGGCAGGGTTACACAGCATTTGGAGAGTCTATGAGCGCACTGGCAAGAGAAATACGACAGAATGTGGAAAAACGCCGCACGTTCGGCATCATCAGTCACCCCGACGCGGGCAAGACGACCCTGACCGAGAAGCTGCTTCTCTTTGGCGGAGCCATCACCTTGGCCGGCACGGTCAAGTCGCGCAAGGCTTCCCGCCACGCGACCTCGGACTGGATGAAAATGGAGCAGGAACGCGGCATCTCCGTGACCACCTCGGTCATGAAGTTCGAATACGGCGGGTACGACATCAACCTGCTCGACACCCCCGGCCACGAAGATTTTTCGGAGGACACCTATCGCGTCCTGACCGCCGTGGACTCCGCCCTGCTGGTCATCGACAGCGCCAAGGGCGTCGAGGCCCAGACCAAGAAACTGATGGACGTCTGCCGCATGCGCAACACGCCCATCATGACCTTCATCAACAAGCTCGACCGCGACGGTCTTGAGCCGCTGGACCTTTTGGCCGACATCGAGGACCACCTGGGCATTGAGTGCGCCCCCTTGAGCTGGCCCATCGGCATGGGCAAGGGATTCAAGGGCACCTACTCCATCCACAAGAAGAAAATCCATCTCTTTTCGGCCACCCACGGGGGGCGCATCCAGCAGGGCGTGGTCATCGACGACGTGAACGACCCCAAGCTCGACGAACTGCTCGGCCTGCAGGCGCAGG from Desulfomicrobium apsheronum encodes the following:
- a CDS encoding transposase domain-containing protein, translated to RKNWLFAGAPKGADASAMLFSLVETAKANEIEPQAYLKFLFERFPAAQTTEEIKALMPQHVDKSLLPSLPKPKPRKK
- the ychF gene encoding redox-regulated ATPase YchF — encoded protein: MGLSIGIVGLPNVGKSTLFNALTKAQNAESANYPFCTIEPNKAVVPVPDPRLAKLLELVGSQKIIQATVDFIDIAGLVKGASQGEGLGNQFLANIRECDAILHVVRCFENDDVIHVDGSVDPIRDIEVIDTELILADLQAVERKAERLSKQIRADKRLAPQLDLLQRLTAHLNTGKPASEMEELRSDLGAELRKDLLLITFKPVIFGMNVDEAALAEDNQFVTKVRELAATRGACAVKISARIEEELVGLTPEEAQEFLASYGVNESGLDLVIRTGYEMLGLCSYFTAGPKEVRAWTIHQGCKAPQGAGVIHTDFERGFIRAEVIAYNDYVKHGSEAKCRAAGVLRVEGKEYVLKDGDVVHFLFNV
- a CDS encoding RNA methyltransferase, coding for MLENIDVILCRPKFPENIGSVARACLNMGCGQIVLVNPLNWDLDKALPLATHHAGHLLKSVRIHQTLAEALAPYSFSYGTTARTGGWRQAIQTPEEAAPRIVEQRNAGGRVAIVFGPEDTGLTNEETDLCNQLLTIPTTDNLTSLNLSQAVMVVLYECFKKSLTKPFKVAGYPKDRYINIEEREVLFNQLRETLIEIDFLNKDNPEYFMLPLKRFFNRINPRLNEYNLLMGLCRQMRRIVDVAKGRGA
- a CDS encoding transposase — its product is MPYNPKIHSRRSIRLQNYDYSQPGAYFVTICAQDRICLFGDVVDGEMRLNDAGHVAQECWNAVPIHFQHVDLDMFVVMPNHVHGILVIVDSPASMRTEKRADNFLSLRGTSKTVGSVVRGFKIGVTAWMRRNTAIHDVWQRNYWEHIVRDETELNRIREYIATNPSRWETDRLHPGQELRETPGRYGPGGVFRL
- a CDS encoding PLP-dependent aminotransferase family protein, yielding MRLALDPESREPVYVQISGHFRNSILTENLRPGIRLPAVRTLAANLGVSRGTVESAYAELMAEGLITSRQGSGFYVLPHAPGEVRNPPLSGGWPAWQGRLSYGGCEAMSAYLPEVSRKTDWIALDGGACDPRLFPMDEFRKLLGQVMRRDGVSAVEYGEIAGYRPLRTTLAQVLASQGIQTDAESILITAGSQQALSLVTGLILSPGEAVVVEGPTYAGALDVFRARGLRILTVGVDEEGMDMRELEAVLSRHRPGLIYTIPNFHNPTGACLDGQRRRQLISLAGRFDVPILEDDYVGDIRYEGRAQPTLKSLDPDGRVIYMSTFSKMLIPGLRVGFVVADGPVYAHLLRSKRCHDLATCNLIQRALRDYVSVGRYHAHLQRSCTLYRRRRDAMLAALERHMPSGASWTRPKGGLFIWLRLPEYMTASDLLPRACAEGVIFAPGGNFFLDPADGEGGMRLNFASNTEAVIEEGVRRLGRAMVGA
- a CDS encoding DMT family transporter, producing MAMSRSAQGYSAALASAVFLSTTSIFIRHLVMNFDMPPLVLACWRNIIVVATLVPLMLLFDRGLLRVGKAHIPFLAIFGLMLAGFNGLWAISVAQNGAAVATVMVYCSVAYTAILGWKFMGESLGALKFTAIALCLCGCALISGALNASAWQSNLLGVIAGLLTGLCYTAYSLMGRVTSTRGISPWTTLLYIFAFAGAFLFLANLTGGWVPGSAVTPGDMFWLGASVEGWTVMILLGAIPTVGGYGFYNVSLSLLDASVANIIVSLEPLFTAVFAFLLLGETLTPVQLLGSALLLSGMAAIKLGDLRRPLPVPQEA